A stretch of Desulfitobacterium dichloroeliminans LMG P-21439 DNA encodes these proteins:
- a CDS encoding RNA polymerase sigma factor has translation METWYRETVTKLYRFIYSQVQNREETEDITQETYLRCFKQQPENLPPYPYLKQIARNLITDRFRTTRRAQHHLGQVLSQESPSPEEDWLNQALIQELMEQLPPDYRQAIDLRIIQGYSRKETATFMGRSEDAIRGLQYRALQALRDLMRNNEQKGGAS, from the coding sequence GTGGAGACCTGGTACCGGGAAACTGTTACAAAGCTGTATCGATTCATCTACTCCCAAGTCCAAAATCGCGAAGAGACTGAAGATATCACTCAAGAGACCTATCTGCGTTGCTTTAAGCAACAACCAGAAAACCTCCCCCCTTACCCCTATCTTAAGCAGATTGCGCGCAATCTCATCACCGATCGTTTTCGAACGACACGCCGAGCTCAACACCATCTCGGCCAAGTACTCAGTCAAGAATCCCCCTCTCCGGAAGAGGATTGGTTGAATCAAGCCCTAATCCAGGAACTCATGGAACAACTCCCCCCTGATTATCGGCAAGCCATTGATCTCCGCATTATCCAAGGCTACTCGCGCAAAGAGACTGCCACATTCATGGGTCGCAGTGAGGATGCCATTCGCGGGCTTCAATATCGTGCTCTGCAAGCCTTACGAGATTTGATGCGGAACAACGAACAGAAAGGAGGAGCATCGTGA
- the nagZ gene encoding beta-N-acetylhexosaminidase: MHKRRIVALGIAIIVLVVGILYALTQGGNANNNGPSSNQQGGNNSSMLPSAPPKVDPIAEQLKEMSLEEKVGQLVIVGTDGYEINENTQRLIQTYHVGGFILFQKNIRDTQQMLDLVNSLKKTNAINEVPLFLALDEEGGRVSRMPAELRRMPSSQKVGKQNDSDLATRVGVVLGQELKVFGMNVNFAPVLDIFSNPQNTVIGDRALGSTPELVSELGIQSMKGIQAQNIIPVVKHFPGHGDTTVDSHVGLPKVDYDLERLQSFELIPFSEAIAHDADAIMLAHILIPQLDPEYPASLSKTLISDILREDMKFEGVVFTDDMTMGAILENYEIGEAAVKSLQAGSDIVLICHDFVQEEAALQAILAAARTGVISSDRIDESVYRVLALKKKYGLSNQSVESVDVQGINAEITKLYEDYPALR, from the coding sequence ATGCACAAACGAAGGATAGTCGCCTTGGGAATTGCCATCATTGTCCTTGTCGTAGGAATTCTGTATGCCCTCACCCAAGGGGGAAATGCAAACAATAACGGCCCCTCGTCTAATCAGCAGGGAGGGAACAATTCCTCTATGCTACCGAGCGCTCCGCCCAAGGTTGACCCCATCGCCGAACAGCTGAAAGAGATGTCCTTAGAGGAAAAAGTAGGACAGCTGGTGATTGTTGGGACTGATGGATATGAGATCAATGAAAATACCCAGCGGCTGATTCAAACCTATCATGTGGGTGGGTTTATTCTTTTTCAGAAAAATATCAGGGATACTCAACAAATGCTCGATCTCGTCAATTCCTTAAAGAAGACCAATGCCATTAATGAGGTTCCGTTGTTTTTAGCCCTTGATGAGGAGGGAGGGAGAGTTTCCCGGATGCCTGCTGAATTGCGGAGGATGCCTTCCAGTCAAAAGGTGGGAAAGCAGAATGACAGTGATTTGGCGACCCGCGTAGGAGTAGTCCTGGGCCAAGAACTTAAGGTCTTCGGTATGAATGTTAATTTCGCTCCCGTTTTAGATATTTTCAGCAACCCTCAGAACACGGTTATCGGGGACCGGGCATTGGGGAGTACTCCTGAGCTGGTCAGTGAGCTGGGCATTCAGTCGATGAAGGGGATCCAAGCTCAAAACATCATCCCTGTGGTCAAGCATTTTCCAGGACATGGAGATACTACGGTGGATTCTCATGTGGGTCTACCCAAAGTCGATTATGACCTTGAACGCTTGCAAAGCTTCGAGTTAATTCCTTTTTCCGAGGCCATCGCCCATGATGCGGATGCCATTATGCTGGCTCATATCCTGATACCACAGCTTGATCCTGAGTATCCCGCGTCGCTTTCAAAAACCCTGATCTCGGACATTTTACGGGAAGACATGAAATTTGAGGGAGTCGTCTTCACTGATGATATGACCATGGGGGCGATCCTGGAGAATTATGAGATTGGCGAGGCGGCAGTAAAATCCCTGCAAGCCGGGAGCGATATCGTTTTGATTTGTCATGACTTTGTACAAGAAGAAGCGGCATTGCAGGCGATTCTAGCAGCAGCCCGGACCGGGGTAATATCTAGCGATAGAATCGATGAAAGCGTGTATCGGGTGCTTGCTTTGAAGAAGAAGTACGGGCTTTCCAATCAGTCTGTGGAATCCGTCGATGTTCAAGGAATAAACGCTGAAATCACAAAGCTGTACGAGGATTATCCTGCGCTACGATAG
- the dsrO gene encoding sulfate reduction electron transfer complex DsrMKJOP subunit DsrO, whose translation MARYGMLIDLRRCVGCFACVMACKAEHATPKGVTWNRVIVEEKGEYPEARMTFMPILCNHCSNPPCLKVCPTGATSKRADGIVTVNQKICIGCQYCVVACPYQARSFNKKSEGYFPKYGLTPLEEQGYKQHIKGTPGKCNFCYERVDQGLAPSCTVSCPGRARIFGDLDDPQSEISILLKEHETFQLIENQGTGSAVYYLPESAVVKGGNV comes from the coding sequence ATGGCTCGATATGGGATGCTAATCGATTTGAGACGATGTGTCGGCTGTTTCGCCTGCGTTATGGCGTGTAAAGCTGAGCATGCAACCCCAAAAGGAGTGACTTGGAACCGGGTCATCGTAGAGGAAAAAGGTGAATATCCAGAGGCTCGGATGACCTTTATGCCGATTCTCTGTAATCACTGTTCAAATCCACCCTGTTTAAAGGTCTGCCCTACGGGCGCGACATCGAAACGAGCGGATGGAATTGTCACCGTAAACCAGAAGATATGTATCGGCTGCCAATATTGCGTAGTCGCCTGTCCTTATCAAGCAAGAAGCTTTAATAAGAAATCAGAAGGGTACTTTCCTAAATATGGCCTAACTCCGCTAGAGGAACAGGGATATAAGCAACATATTAAGGGAACTCCGGGAAAGTGTAATTTCTGCTATGAACGCGTCGACCAAGGTTTAGCTCCATCCTGTACTGTAAGCTGTCCGGGACGCGCGCGAATTTTTGGTGACTTAGACGATCCACAAAGCGAAATATCTATTCTGTTAAAAGAGCATGAGACCTTTCAGCTTATAGAGAACCAGGGGACTGGTTCGGCCGTGTATTATCTGCCTGAATCTGCTGTTGTAAAAGGGGGGAATGTCTAA
- a CDS encoding TorD/DmsD family molecular chaperone, whose protein sequence is MLNIDEIVTYTKARLQLYQLFSVLFNQQPSIELTQDFYKVFNPDTSLLLESSPAFNEGMQCLYTFSREVEAQEISEVTTSLNVEWLRLFRGIKPDYGLPPARASAYITYDIHALREHYASAGLKISHPQFEPDYAGVQLAFLYKLVSQELQHWIVNNQQKALKTLSQENDFTNEHLSWISELCHRGVEQAETSFYRGVLLLLSEFLESEQLWLVECSNTLYSLGSPGE, encoded by the coding sequence TTGTTAAACATAGATGAAATAGTAACCTACACCAAAGCTCGTCTACAACTCTATCAGTTATTTTCTGTACTCTTTAATCAACAACCGAGTATTGAATTAACGCAAGATTTCTATAAGGTTTTCAACCCGGATACGTCTTTGTTGTTGGAGTCCAGTCCCGCTTTTAACGAAGGAATGCAATGTCTATATACGTTTAGTCGCGAAGTGGAAGCGCAAGAGATTTCTGAAGTAACGACAAGCTTAAATGTAGAATGGCTCCGTCTGTTCCGAGGAATCAAACCTGATTATGGGCTCCCTCCTGCGCGAGCTTCGGCTTATATAACCTACGATATTCATGCTCTCCGTGAACACTACGCCTCGGCGGGATTGAAAATATCTCATCCCCAGTTTGAACCCGATTATGCAGGTGTTCAGTTAGCTTTTCTTTATAAGCTTGTATCCCAAGAGCTCCAGCACTGGATCGTTAATAATCAGCAAAAAGCACTCAAAACGCTAAGCCAAGAAAACGATTTTACAAACGAGCACTTGTCCTGGATTTCTGAATTATGTCACCGGGGGGTTGAGCAAGCGGAGACATCTTTTTACAGGGGCGTCCTACTCCTTTTGAGTGAATTTTTGGAGTCTGAGCAGCTTTGGTTGGTCGAATGTTCAAATACACTCTACTCCCTTGGCTCGCCTGGGGAGTAA
- a CDS encoding DUF3298 domain-containing protein, with amino-acid sequence MSEKNLNEKKLNELKEDHQKVAIPEELDQVVRKALQTGKQSRKNRQWLHRVSAVAAAIIIFVGGINISPTMASVLAEVPGMKNLVQVLTFRDYQFDDGLHQANIEVPVITGLEESGLGDALNQKYLEENQALYEQFMINVKEMEALGEGHLGVDSGYMIKTDNERLLSIGRYVVEMVGSSSTVIKYDTIDKVEQVLITLPSLFKDDQYVAVISDYIVAQMNQAMDKDPNMMYWIEREGQEEDLYFEPFQQISPAQSFFINPDYKLVISFDKYEVGPGVMGIQEFVIPTEVIADLLVSNEYIRP; translated from the coding sequence ATGAGCGAGAAGAATCTAAACGAGAAGAAGCTTAATGAGTTAAAGGAAGACCATCAGAAGGTTGCTATCCCGGAAGAATTAGACCAAGTTGTGCGCAAGGCACTACAGACCGGCAAGCAAAGTCGCAAGAATCGCCAATGGCTGCATCGTGTGTCAGCAGTGGCCGCGGCCATCATTATCTTTGTGGGGGGTATTAATATCAGTCCCACCATGGCTAGTGTATTAGCGGAGGTGCCGGGTATGAAAAACCTGGTTCAAGTCTTAACCTTTCGGGATTATCAATTTGACGATGGGTTGCATCAAGCTAACATCGAGGTGCCAGTCATTACCGGTCTCGAAGAGTCTGGCTTAGGGGATGCACTAAACCAGAAGTATCTTGAAGAGAACCAAGCGCTTTATGAGCAATTCATGATCAACGTGAAAGAAATGGAAGCGCTAGGGGAAGGCCACCTAGGGGTGGACAGTGGTTATATGATCAAGACGGACAATGAGCGTTTGCTATCGATTGGCCGCTATGTGGTAGAAATGGTCGGTTCTTCGTCCACAGTAATCAAATATGATACGATCGATAAGGTGGAGCAAGTCCTCATTACTTTACCCAGTCTCTTTAAAGATGATCAGTATGTGGCAGTCATCAGTGACTATATCGTTGCCCAAATGAACCAAGCTATGGATAAGGACCCCAACATGATGTATTGGATTGAAAGAGAAGGACAAGAGGAAGATTTGTATTTTGAACCCTTCCAACAGATTTCCCCTGCGCAGAGCTTCTTTATCAATCCCGATTATAAGCTGGTCATATCCTTTGATAAGTATGAAGTCGGTCCTGGGGTGATGGGGATCCAAGAATTTGTAATTCCGACTGAGGTCATAGCTGACCTACTGGTCAGTAATGAGTATATTAGACCCTGA
- a CDS encoding DUF6530 family protein: MKIPTSLKHKPVIVSENYENVDGRYAYESDAKGLSLGLAQWNDRGKVDISAKVWRYTGEKWSRQSEELPLHRVLDLAILVCRTKLHFREAYRYEKLYDPENPVIDRVGLQGDAMTVAVCTDNDRIDEDIKLFNQALSNDDELMGERLRTLARLLKEMGY; encoded by the coding sequence ATGAAAATACCCACAAGTTTAAAGCATAAACCCGTTATTGTATCAGAAAACTACGAGAATGTAGATGGCCGCTACGCTTATGAATCAGATGCCAAAGGCCTTTCCTTAGGTCTAGCTCAATGGAATGATCGGGGGAAGGTTGATATTTCTGCTAAGGTATGGCGCTATACTGGAGAAAAATGGTCAAGGCAATCGGAAGAACTACCCCTTCACAGGGTCCTCGACCTAGCAATCCTTGTCTGCCGAACCAAGCTCCACTTCCGGGAAGCCTATCGGTATGAAAAGCTCTATGATCCAGAAAATCCCGTGATTGATAGAGTCGGTTTGCAAGGGGATGCTATGACGGTGGCTGTCTGCACTGATAATGATAGGATTGATGAAGATATCAAGCTTTTTAATCAGGCACTGAGTAATGACGATGAGCTCATGGGTGAGCGCTTACGGACGCTCGCCAGACTTCTTAAGGAGATGGGATATTAA
- a CDS encoding GIY-YIG nuclease family protein: MDRKKELKEQYKQMRPDMGIMGIRSKLDTWCYIEGSQNLRAVLNGSRFKLETNFHPSRELLKKFQEQGVENFTFEVLEQLEYDKDETKTDYTDDLEILLLEWEERLVNQGITVVKR; encoded by the coding sequence ATGGATAGAAAAAAGGAGCTTAAAGAACAATATAAGCAGATGAGACCAGATATGGGGATCATGGGCATTCGCTCCAAGCTAGATACTTGGTGTTATATTGAAGGAAGTCAGAATCTGCGTGCGGTCCTCAACGGATCCCGCTTCAAACTGGAAACGAATTTTCATCCAAGTCGCGAACTGTTGAAAAAGTTTCAAGAGCAGGGAGTAGAGAATTTCACATTTGAAGTACTGGAACAGCTAGAGTATGATAAAGATGAAACGAAAACGGATTATACCGATGACCTAGAAATTTTATTGCTCGAGTGGGAAGAAAGATTAGTGAATCAAGGTATCACAGTGGTCAAAAGATAA
- the nrfD gene encoding NrfD/PsrC family molybdoenzyme membrane anchor subunit: protein MHPQHVWHDLVVWYLFLAGTGAGIYLITLGNKLLRKDNSLQNIGYFWGPAFVAVGTGFLLLDLGRPLFAPLAVLKPFSSMISIGTIILSLFLVLGLVQMIQNLYRKRETPRYFDWIGFCLAIGTATYTGLLLGVVKAIPFWNSPILLPLLFLASALSSGVGFILFSLVVAKKVRSEQISQALHSILKLDVGLILTEIVVLGLILYISNQSGGAAASSVAILLEGFLALPFWGLVIGVGLLLPLLLETLVRSQKESVLLICALSLLVGGIALRYSIVFAGVFVPFS from the coding sequence ATGCATCCTCAACACGTCTGGCATGATCTTGTAGTTTGGTATCTCTTTTTGGCGGGTACAGGGGCGGGGATATACCTAATCACCCTTGGGAATAAGTTGTTACGCAAGGATAATTCCTTGCAGAATATTGGGTATTTCTGGGGTCCTGCTTTTGTTGCAGTTGGAACAGGATTTTTGCTACTTGATTTAGGAAGACCCCTGTTTGCTCCCTTGGCTGTACTTAAACCGTTTTCCTCAATGATCTCCATAGGTACGATTATTCTATCGCTATTCCTAGTTCTCGGTTTGGTACAAATGATTCAAAATCTATATCGCAAGAGAGAAACACCTCGTTACTTCGATTGGATAGGTTTTTGCCTTGCCATAGGAACCGCAACCTACACAGGGCTTTTGCTAGGAGTTGTTAAAGCAATTCCGTTTTGGAACAGCCCAATTCTTCTCCCTCTACTATTTTTGGCATCAGCATTATCCTCAGGGGTTGGCTTTATACTCTTTAGTCTTGTTGTCGCTAAAAAAGTCCGATCAGAACAAATTTCCCAGGCCTTGCATTCCATCCTTAAGCTTGACGTGGGTCTGATCCTTACAGAAATTGTTGTCCTTGGCTTAATTCTTTATATTTCAAATCAATCGGGTGGAGCAGCAGCAAGTAGTGTTGCAATTCTTCTTGAGGGATTCCTCGCGCTTCCTTTTTGGGGTTTAGTGATTGGTGTTGGGCTTCTACTACCCCTGCTTCTCGAAACGCTTGTTCGCTCCCAGAAAGAAAGCGTCTTACTGATTTGTGCTTTATCACTCCTTGTGGGAGGAATTGCCCTGCGATATTCCATCGTTTTCGCAGGGGTATTTGTTCCCTTTAGCTAA
- a CDS encoding LolA family protein, translating into MTNDNQQKNTPSAEDLVDVFINDLNQEQQLKPKKTTADTEEATAKVTYEISTKAIGGVSKDATEDVRELQAIAQILIKESSPIEGPSEDFIASLWQKLEPLEKGQEKTHELSPFYANNNLSRTPSPSPVKKKFLPWAGLVASILVFLFFFSTWSGSSQNIVLAMEDSVKKLENYHGILEKTSTNEAGERQFQIRTEIWSVGENYATQTQDGILTVNNGETRWRTNSATKEISLLPIYADPHDFDLQKEAAKALSYPHQILGEETIAGRVATHIEIQPPGGLPYSLWIDQETHLPIQLQTALQKSLQTTYTYISLATNTTIPEDIFAYNPPQDYRVVDNTNDQLVASLEEAIQVSGLAPLELTTTPRRIFAAPERIVFDFEDTIIIQSKATGALVIDPLAALGQAEGGPLEILPNSLRWLQKDLEIQVQGKRFEELARQLTYTLDLTPQAKPLPPEKTMIKLPIDLEIVKNNQQQVDSGSSPWQLDPVQVAFTFIALQISPEGIVGEPPLDYDTLTMIENDGKKAVVQAAEGPVKAVYLERLIRQDETGIWTVTGYLAR; encoded by the coding sequence GTGACAAACGACAATCAGCAGAAAAACACGCCCTCTGCAGAAGATCTAGTGGATGTCTTTATCAATGATCTAAATCAAGAGCAACAGCTTAAGCCAAAAAAGACAACAGCAGACACAGAAGAAGCGACTGCTAAAGTGACTTATGAGATATCTACCAAGGCAATTGGTGGAGTAAGTAAAGATGCAACCGAAGATGTCAGAGAGCTACAAGCCATCGCCCAAATCCTAATAAAAGAGTCTTCACCTATAGAAGGGCCAAGTGAAGATTTTATAGCTAGTCTCTGGCAAAAGCTTGAACCCCTCGAAAAGGGACAGGAGAAAACACATGAACTCAGCCCGTTCTATGCAAATAATAACCTCTCACGAACCCCAAGCCCTTCTCCGGTGAAGAAAAAATTCCTCCCCTGGGCCGGACTTGTAGCAAGCATCCTCGTCTTTCTCTTTTTCTTCTCCACTTGGTCAGGTTCTTCGCAAAACATCGTCCTGGCCATGGAAGATTCGGTCAAAAAACTAGAGAATTACCATGGCATCCTAGAAAAAACCAGCACCAATGAAGCAGGCGAACGTCAATTCCAGATTCGAACGGAGATCTGGTCTGTCGGAGAAAACTATGCCACCCAAACTCAAGATGGAATTCTTACCGTTAATAACGGCGAGACCCGTTGGCGCACCAACTCCGCTACCAAGGAAATCTCACTTCTCCCCATTTATGCAGATCCCCATGACTTCGATCTTCAGAAGGAAGCCGCCAAAGCCTTAAGCTATCCTCACCAAATTCTCGGTGAGGAAACTATTGCCGGGCGAGTTGCCACCCATATTGAAATCCAACCACCCGGAGGGCTGCCCTATTCTCTCTGGATTGACCAAGAAACTCATTTGCCTATCCAACTACAAACAGCCCTACAGAAATCTCTGCAAACCACCTACACCTATATTAGCTTGGCAACCAATACTACGATTCCAGAAGATATTTTCGCTTACAATCCACCCCAAGATTACCGCGTGGTGGACAACACGAACGACCAACTCGTTGCTAGTCTTGAGGAAGCTATCCAGGTCAGTGGTTTAGCTCCCCTAGAACTCACCACCACCCCACGGCGCATTTTTGCGGCACCGGAGCGTATTGTCTTTGACTTTGAAGATACGATCATTATCCAATCCAAAGCCACTGGGGCGCTGGTCATCGATCCTCTAGCGGCTTTGGGCCAAGCCGAAGGCGGACCTCTAGAAATCCTGCCCAATAGCTTGCGCTGGCTGCAAAAGGATTTGGAAATCCAAGTTCAAGGGAAGCGCTTTGAAGAGCTGGCTCGACAATTGACCTACACCCTAGACCTCACCCCTCAAGCCAAGCCACTACCTCCCGAGAAGACCATGATCAAGCTCCCTATCGATCTGGAGATTGTGAAAAACAACCAACAACAAGTTGATTCGGGAAGCAGCCCTTGGCAGCTTGATCCTGTCCAAGTCGCTTTTACCTTCATTGCCCTGCAGATTTCCCCCGAAGGGATCGTTGGCGAGCCACCTCTGGACTATGATACCTTGACAATGATTGAAAACGACGGTAAAAAAGCTGTCGTGCAAGCCGCAGAAGGGCCGGTCAAAGCTGTGTATCTGGAGCGCTTGATTCGTCAAGATGAGACAGGCATCTGGACCGTTACCGGTTATCTAGCGCGCTAA
- a CDS encoding molybdopterin-dependent oxidoreductase has translation MKLNRRQFLGLSTAAATMAFVGVGLTGDRIFEASDNKVEDVWVPTHCKACAADNRCHLLVRRVDGVAVKVEGNPVSPTNQGRNCAKSAAALLTLYNPYRVKTPMKRTNPEKGRGIDPKWAQISWQEAIAAITEKLKKVQAEDPRKFVFLTGHAASLNMNTEQAFAASFGTPNVIVGGTSVGCGGATSPLNKIVNGGGQARADLLYCKYFLNLGANSQQGGKGNSEEVDAFVNARIRGLKVVNVTPILSPSLAKTDEWVPIIPGTTGYFLLSMIQVILNEIENYDEAYLVQRTNSPYLVGEDGLYLRNDEQSEDEVRGLHLGKPLVWDQADQRAKAFDDPALQKPTLDGTFVINGKSYRTAFNSLKEHVKAYTPEKGEEITGISADTVRRLAKEWVEYAEIGNSITIGDQTYPYRPVAIISEQGSKCHVDNYMVVHATKILSLIVGAAEVPGSAKAAGAPFYKINPVDGVTTSEELVYVPLKKNPDTISLVEHSPIAGSSTGLAWLSLTDPKSYGFDYVPEVLGMWGGNPQSLLGDYERVNGIMKSFPFTFAISYEFDEPTEFADIVLPESSWLERYGLSAYAPRTSFTDVFQEKGNYGWAIQQPVLEEPLYDTKEGNQIILELSEALGILKGDGGVLSRLNSTLGLKGEYQLDTAKKYTWEQVINLMCLAKTGGQYDLEWFKKNGIASYDVYNTQNYYGYSKYPQARLPIYLEEFASHHMRLTQEFEEKGITRKPGNEFVLNQLTPLPNWEPHPEHKASQEYDLYCINYKNMQHHFACNIGNGWLMELTENQDPYALYVMVNAYTAQERGLKDGDLIEIESFVGSRIEGKVKTTHLIHKEVLGIAGAYGIQTANFNPEAKRGPAFGDLLKLSEELFNPLKINLDRDIKVKIRKV, from the coding sequence ATGAAACTAAATAGAAGACAATTTCTCGGCTTATCCACTGCTGCTGCAACGATGGCCTTTGTCGGTGTAGGACTTACTGGAGATAGGATTTTTGAAGCCTCGGACAACAAAGTAGAGGATGTCTGGGTCCCTACACATTGTAAAGCCTGTGCAGCAGATAACCGGTGTCATCTGTTGGTTCGTCGTGTTGACGGTGTGGCAGTTAAGGTAGAAGGCAATCCAGTATCGCCTACGAATCAGGGGCGAAACTGCGCAAAATCAGCTGCAGCCTTGCTTACTCTTTACAATCCATATCGTGTAAAAACTCCCATGAAGCGGACGAATCCGGAAAAGGGGAGAGGAATAGATCCGAAATGGGCCCAAATTTCTTGGCAAGAGGCCATAGCTGCCATTACTGAGAAATTAAAGAAAGTCCAAGCGGAGGACCCAAGAAAATTCGTGTTTTTAACGGGTCATGCGGCTAGTCTTAATATGAATACTGAACAAGCATTTGCTGCTTCGTTTGGAACTCCGAATGTCATCGTTGGAGGAACTTCAGTAGGCTGCGGCGGTGCCACTAGCCCATTGAACAAGATTGTCAATGGTGGGGGGCAGGCACGGGCCGATCTACTCTATTGCAAGTACTTCCTTAATCTAGGTGCAAACTCTCAACAAGGGGGTAAAGGAAATAGCGAAGAGGTTGATGCCTTTGTTAATGCTCGGATTCGGGGCCTAAAAGTCGTCAATGTTACCCCCATACTAAGTCCATCTTTAGCAAAGACGGATGAGTGGGTTCCCATTATACCGGGAACAACGGGATATTTTCTATTATCGATGATTCAAGTCATCCTCAATGAGATAGAAAATTATGATGAGGCTTATTTAGTTCAACGAACGAATTCACCTTACTTAGTTGGGGAAGATGGCTTATATCTCCGTAATGATGAGCAGAGTGAAGATGAAGTTCGTGGTCTACATCTTGGTAAGCCTCTGGTTTGGGATCAGGCAGATCAACGTGCAAAAGCCTTTGATGATCCAGCCCTTCAAAAACCTACACTCGATGGAACTTTCGTAATCAACGGTAAAAGCTATCGCACTGCCTTTAATTCCTTGAAAGAGCACGTCAAGGCATACACTCCAGAAAAAGGAGAAGAAATCACAGGTATTTCAGCTGATACAGTACGTCGATTAGCTAAAGAATGGGTTGAGTACGCAGAGATTGGCAACAGCATTACGATAGGAGATCAGACTTATCCCTACCGTCCGGTAGCAATCATTTCTGAGCAAGGGTCAAAATGTCATGTGGATAATTATATGGTTGTCCATGCTACAAAGATTCTCTCTCTCATTGTAGGGGCAGCTGAGGTCCCGGGTTCCGCCAAGGCAGCAGGGGCTCCTTTCTATAAGATTAACCCTGTAGACGGAGTCACGACTTCAGAGGAGTTAGTTTATGTTCCGCTCAAAAAGAATCCTGATACTATCTCTCTTGTTGAGCATTCTCCCATAGCAGGATCTTCTACCGGTTTAGCTTGGCTTAGTCTAACCGACCCCAAGTCCTATGGATTCGACTATGTTCCGGAGGTATTGGGCATGTGGGGAGGAAATCCCCAATCCCTTCTCGGAGACTACGAACGAGTTAACGGCATAATGAAGAGTTTCCCATTTACCTTCGCGATTTCCTATGAGTTCGACGAGCCCACTGAATTTGCTGACATCGTCTTGCCTGAGAGTAGCTGGCTAGAGCGCTATGGACTGAGTGCTTATGCTCCAAGGACTTCCTTCACTGATGTTTTCCAAGAAAAAGGAAACTACGGATGGGCAATCCAGCAACCTGTTTTAGAAGAGCCCTTATATGATACTAAAGAGGGAAACCAGATTATCCTGGAACTCAGCGAGGCGCTAGGTATTCTCAAGGGTGATGGCGGAGTACTATCCCGGCTAAATTCGACGCTTGGCTTAAAGGGTGAGTACCAACTTGATACAGCAAAGAAATACACTTGGGAACAAGTTATTAATTTAATGTGCTTAGCAAAAACGGGTGGTCAATATGATCTAGAATGGTTTAAGAAAAATGGTATTGCCTCCTATGATGTTTACAATACGCAAAATTATTACGGTTATAGCAAATACCCGCAAGCCAGACTTCCTATTTACTTAGAGGAGTTTGCTTCTCACCATATGCGCCTTACACAGGAGTTTGAAGAAAAAGGCATCACAAGGAAACCAGGAAACGAGTTTGTGTTAAATCAGCTTACTCCACTTCCGAATTGGGAACCCCACCCAGAACACAAAGCCTCTCAAGAATATGACCTCTATTGTATCAACTATAAAAACATGCAACATCACTTTGCCTGTAATATCGGTAATGGATGGCTTATGGAGCTTACTGAAAATCAGGACCCCTATGCTTTATATGTAATGGTCAATGCCTATACTGCACAGGAACGGGGACTGAAGGATGGGGACTTGATTGAAATCGAATCCTTTGTGGGAAGCAGAATCGAAGGAAAGGTCAAGACCACACACCTCATCCATAAAGAAGTCCTTGGCATCGCTGGTGCTTATGGCATTCAAACTGCTAACTTTAACCCTGAAGCCAAACGAGGCCCTGCCTTTGGTGACTTGCTAAAGCTTTCGGAGGAGCTCTTCAACCCCTTGAAAATCAACCTCGATCGAGATATCAAAGTAAAAATCCGGAAGGTATAA
- a CDS encoding RNA polymerase sigma factor yields MLSKKSARELEDYLLTNQEYIYRLAYSYVKNPEDALDLVQESIIKAISSADLLKDTQGMKSWVYRIVVNTALDFLRKQKRMVVVDQETLNNYTESAAGADDYSDLDLAKAIEGLTPTDRSRIVLRYYEDLKIEEVAFILKENVNTTKSRLYGTLKKLRLQMEEPIDVQSVQEV; encoded by the coding sequence ATGTTATCTAAAAAGTCCGCTCGTGAGCTGGAGGACTACTTACTAACGAATCAAGAGTATATTTATCGACTAGCATACAGTTACGTTAAGAACCCGGAGGATGCCCTAGATCTTGTCCAAGAGTCCATCATTAAGGCCATATCGTCAGCGGATTTACTGAAGGATACCCAAGGTATGAAGAGTTGGGTTTATCGCATAGTGGTCAATACAGCGTTGGACTTTTTGCGCAAGCAAAAGCGTATGGTGGTGGTCGATCAGGAGACGCTTAATAACTACACTGAGAGTGCGGCTGGAGCGGATGATTATTCCGATCTAGATTTAGCTAAGGCTATCGAAGGGTTAACGCCTACGGATCGGTCTCGCATCGTGCTTCGTTATTATGAGGACCTAAAAATAGAAGAGGTTGCTTTTATTTTAAAGGAAAATGTGAATACAACAAAATCCCGTCTTTATGGGACCCTAAAAAAGCTGCGTTTACAGATGGAAGAACCTATCGATGTACAATCCGTTCAGGAGGTGTAA